The following are encoded together in the Phocoena sinus isolate mPhoSin1 chromosome 11, mPhoSin1.pri, whole genome shotgun sequence genome:
- the PTCRA gene encoding LOW QUALITY PROTEIN: pre T-cell antigen receptor alpha (The sequence of the model RefSeq protein was modified relative to this genomic sequence to represent the inferred CDS: inserted 2 bases in 1 codon; deleted 3 bases in 2 codons), whose product MPGTWLLLLLALGCPALPTEVTTLLRLAQQGVGSTPFPSLAPPITLLVDGKQQTLVVCLVLDVAPPGLESPIWFSAGNGSSLDAFTYGPSPAADGTWTSLAQLSLPSEDLAAWETLVCHTGPGTGDHSQSTQPLQLSGEASSARTCLWEPLRGTRGQALRLEALRLLLFKLLLLDVLLTCSRFRAPPAVRGYPARAPRPGDPGLPXAAPWADHLLLPQPPPPGGSSADPTDWIRRNDGWTTGRGLSLSTPPALQPRDGRWVHTRPPGRDPRSPVWEEGAAVLRAWRSGPALSIPASSLAAFLCDLPPPADPSFPGG is encoded by the exons ATGCCTGGGACTTGGCTGTTGCTTCTCCTGGCCCTCGGGTGTCCAGCCCTGCCCACAG aGGTAACCACTCTCTTGAGGCTGGCACAACAAG GTGTGGGCAGCacacccttcccctctctggcccCACCAATCACACTGCTGGTGGATGGGAAGCAGCAGACTCTGGTGGTTTGCCTGGTCCTCGACGTTGCACCCCCTGGCCTTGAGAGTCCCATCTGGTTCTCAGCTGGGAATGGCAGCTCACTGGATGCCTTCACCTACGGCCCTTCCCCAGCAGCTGATGGCACCTGGACTAGCTTGGCTCAGCTTTCCCTGCCCTCTGAGGACCTGGCAGCCTGGGAGACCTTGGTCTGCCACACTGGACCTGGGACTGGGGACCACAGCCAGAGCACACAGCCTCTACAGCTGTCAG GAGAAGCTTCCTCAGCCAGGACCTGCCTCTGGGAGCCTCTCAGGG GGACCCGGGGCCAGGCGCTGCGGCTCGAAGCGCTGCGGCTGCTGCTCTTCAAGCTACTGCTGTTGGATGTGCTTCTGACCTGCAGCCGCTTCCGCGCCCCGCCCGCCGTGCGGGGGTACCCGGCCAGGGCGCCTCGCCCTGGGGACCCCGGGCTCCC CGCGGCCCCGTGGGCGGACCACCTTCTCCTCCCGCAGCCTCCGCCACCGGGAGGATCGTCCGCAGACCCCACCGACTGGATTCGCCGCAATGATGGGTGGACCACAGGCCGAGGGCTCAGC CTGTCCACCCCGCCGGCGCTGCAGCCCCGGGACGGCCGCTGGGTTCACACCCGCCCTCCGGGTCGGGATCCCAGGAGCCCTGTCTGGGAGGAGGGGGCCGCT GTGCTCAGGGCGTGGCGATCGGGACCCGCCCTCAGCATTCCTGCCTCCAGCCTTGCAGCATTTCTCTGCGATCTGCCTCCTCCAGCAGACCCGAGCTTCCCCGGGGGCTAG